In Bradyrhizobium paxllaeri, the genomic stretch CGAACTCGGCGAGATCGAGGCGCGCCTGCTCGAGCAGCGTGGCGTGCGCGCGGCGGCCGTGGTGGCGCACGAGAGCAGGACCGGACGCCAGTTGATCGCCTATGCAAGTGGGGAGCCCGCGCTCAACGGCCGCGCCTTGCGCGATGCGCTGTCGGCGATTCTGCCTGATTACATGGTGCCGGCTACGATCGTCGTGCTCGAGCAATTGCCGTTGACCCCCAACGGCAAGATCGACCGGCGGGCGTTGCCGGCACCGGATGAGGATGCGCTGGTCCGCCGCAACTTTGAGGCGCCCGAGGATGACATCGAGATTGTGCTGGCGAAGATCTGGGCCGAACTGCTCGGCGTCGACAGGGTCGGACGCTATGACCACTTCTTCGAACTCGGCGGGCATTCCTTGCTTGCCGTGCGGGTGCTCAGCCGGGTGTCGCAGGAGCTCGGCGTGTCGATCGCGGTCTCGGATCTGTTCGTTCACCCTGATCTGGCGTCGTTCGCGCGGGTCGTGTCGATCAGGCTGATCGAGCAGGAGTTCGATGCCGAAGAGCTCCAGGAACTGATCGCAGCGGGGCAGTGAATATGGCTGATGCAGCAAAGCCGAATCTACGCGATCTGGATTCCGCCCAGGTAAGGAAGCTCCTGTCACTGGCGAGAGACCGCGGCAAGAATGCCAACAGGAGTGGTGCCAGTTCGATTCCGACGGTACCACGCGATGGTCCACTGGAACTGTCCTTTGCGCAGCAGCGGCTTTGGCTGCTGGCGCAGCTCGATGGCGCCAATTCCAATTATCATATTCGCGGCGCACTGCGCCTTTCGGGAGATCTCGACGCCGGGGCATGGCGCCGGAGCCTCGACCGGTTGTTTGCGCGTCACGAGGCGCTACGCAGTGTCTTTCGCGTGGTTGACGGGCAGCCGCGGGTGGAACTGTTGCCGGCCCACGAACATCTTCCGGTACTCGAACATGATCTGCGCGGTCACGACGATATCGAACAGGAACTTGCGCGCCTGTGCCGCGAGGAAGCCGGTGCGCCGTTCGATCTCGCCAACGGGCCATTGATCCGCGGTCGCTTGATCCGGACCGCGGAGAGCAAGTATCTCTTCCTGCTCACGCAGCATCACATCATATCCGACGGCTGGTCGATGGCGGTGCTCGTGCGCGAGCTCGGCACGCTTTACCGGGCATTCGCGGCCGGCCAGGACGACCCGCTGCCGCCACTGGCGATTCAGTATCCGGACTACGCTGCCTGGCAGCGGCAGTGGCTTGGGGGTGAACGGTTGCAGCGGCAGGTCGATTATTGGCGTCAGGCGCTGGCGGATGCGCCCGCCGTGCTGGAATTGCCGACCGACCGGCCGCGATCGCCGGAGAGGTCGCTCGCCGGCGCCTCGCTGCCGATCGAGATCGATGCCGATCTGGCGCTCGGCATCAGGCGGCTCAGCCAAACGCACCGCACGACGGCATTCATGACGGTATTGGCGGCATGGGCGGCGGTGTTGTCAAAGCTTTCCGGGCAGACCGACCTCGTGATCGGTACGCCGACGGCCGGCCGCAACCGGCGTGAGATCGAGGGCCTGGCCGGCTTCTTCGTCAACATGCTGGCGCTCCGTGTGGACCTGACGGCGGAGCCGAGCGTGGCGGGACTGCTCGGCCGCGTCCGCACTGCGGCGCTTGCGGCCCAGGATCATCAGGACCTACCGTTCGAGCAGCTCGTCGAGATCATTCAGCCGCCGCGGCGGCTGGAGCATCCGCCAGTCTTCCAGGTCGTGTTCGCCTGGCAGAATAACGAAGCGGCAGTCCTCGAGCTGCCCGGTCTCACGGCCGAGATCGCCGATATCCCGCTGCAGCAGGTCAAGTTCGACCTCGAGCTCAATCTGGGCGAGGTGGATGGGCGCATCGCCGGCACCCTGAACTATGCAACGGCGCTGTTTGACGAAGCGACGATCAGGCGTCACCGGGATTACTTGCTGGCCGTGCTGCGCGCGGTGGTTGCCGATGCGGATCAGATCGTCGATCGCATCGATATCGTCGGCGCCGAGGAGCGCAGACTCATTCTGGACACATGGAACGAGACCGCTGCGCTGTTCCCGTCCGAGCGCTGTATCCACGAGCTGTTTACCGAGCAGGTTCGGAGGGCGCCCGAAGCCGTTGCGCTGGTTCACGAGGACGTTCGCCTGAGCTATGGCGAACTGGATGCAAGGGCCAATCAGCTCGCGCGACATTTGATCGCCTTGGGCGTCGGTCCGGACCAATCGGTCGCAATCTGCCTGCAGCGCGGCATCTCTATGGTGGTCAGCCTGCTGGCCGTACTCAAGGCGGGCGGTGCCTATCTGCCGCTCGATCCGACCTATCCGGCGGAGCGGCTGCGGCAGATCGTCGGGGACGCCAAGCCGAAACTGCTGGTCGTGGATCATATCGGACGCGCGATATTCGCGAATGCGGCGTGCGAGGTTTTGGATCTGGAGGCGAGCGCTTCGGCCATCGCCGGCCTGGCGTCATCCGCTCCGGCTATTACAGGGCTTACATCGCGGCATCTCGCCTACATCATTTACACGTCCGGTTCGACCGGAAGGCCAAAGGGGGTGATGGTCGAACATCGCGGCCTAGTAAACCTGGCGCTGACGCAGCGCGCGCTGTTCGAGGTTTCTCCACGCAGCCGTGTTGTGCAGTTTGCCTCCCTCAGTTTCGACGCCAGCACCTGGGAAATTGTCATGGCGCTGTGCTCGGAGGCTTCGCTGTTTCTCGTCGGACCGCGCGAGCATCAAAACGCCTCGGTACTGCTCGGCTACCTCGCGGATAACGCGATCACGCATGCGACTTTGCCGCCGGCGATGCTGCAAGGGCGCAACGATCTCGACAGGCTGGCGTCGCTGCGAGTGCTCGTTCTCGCCGGCGAATTGCCCAAGGCTGAACTCGTCAAGGGACTGCCTTCAGGGGTTGCCGTCTTCAACGGCTATGGGCCGACGGAAGCAACGGTCTGCGCCACCACCTGGCGGCGGCCGGCGGGCTTTGGTGACGACGTCGTTCCGATCGGCCGCCCGCTTCCGAATACGCGGATCTATCTGCTGGACAGGTTTGGCGCGCCAGTTCCGCTCGGGGCGATCGGTGAGATCTATATCGGCGGGGCAGGGGTCGCTCGCGGCTATCTCAATCGCGCCGATCTGACGGCGGAGCGCTTCGTGCGCGATCCCTTTGCGGGCGATGCGACCGCGCGCATGTATCGCACCGGCGATCTCGGCCGTTATCTGCCGGATGGCAATATCGAATTCCTTGGTCGCAACGATCACCAGGTCAAGATCCGCGGCTTTCGCATCGAACTCGGCGAGATCGCGTTTCGTCTCAACGAGCATCCCGGTGTGTCCGATTCGGTGGTGCTGGTGCGTCACGATCACACCGGCGACCCGCGGCTGGTCGCCTATCTAGCCGCGCGTCGGCGCGATGACGCAACGATCGATGCCGGTGAATTCGCGGCCGCGATGCGCAGCCATCTTCGTGCGTGCCTGCCGGAATACATGGTGCCATCGGCCTTCGTCCGGCTGGATGCGCTGCCGCTGACGCCGAACGGCAAGGTCGATCGCAAGGCGCTGCCGGCGCCGGAGGATGATGCGTTTGCAAGGCGCAGCTTCGAGCCACCGCAAGGCGAGATCGAGGAGGTCGTTGCCGGGACCTGGGCCGAGCTGTTGGGCGTCGAGCGGATCGGGCGCAACGATCACTTCTTTGAACTGGGTGGTCACTCGCTGCTCGCGATCCGCATGCTGGAACGGCTGCAGCGTCATTCGCTCCGCGCCGATGTGCGCATGCTGTTTGCAAAACCGCTGCTGGCCGATTTCGCCGCCGGTCTCGACGACGGTGGAGAAGCCGACATTCCGGCCAACCTGATCACGCCGCGGACGACGGCGATTACGCCTGAGATGTTGCCGCTGATCGCGCTGACACAGTCCGACATCGAGAGCATCGCGGCCAAAGTGCCCGGCGGCGTTGCCAACATCCAGGACATTTACGGGCTGTCGTCACTGCAGGATGGCATCCTGTTTCACCATCTGCTCTCGAAGGAAGGCGATCCATACTTGCTGGTCGGCCAGATGGCGTTTGCAAGCCGCGACTTGCTCGACCGCTATCTCGCCGCCGTTCAGCAGGTCATCGACCGCCACGACATTCTGCGCACGTCCATTGCGTGGGACGGGTTGTCCGCGCCGGCGCAGGTGGTCTGGCGAAAGGCTTCCGTTGATGTCAGCGAGGTGGTGCTGGACGGCGAAAGTCCCGCGCATGAAGAGCTTGCGCGGCGCTTCGACCCGCGCCGCCATCGAATCGATCTTGGTCAGGCGCCGCTGCTGCGATTTGCCATCGCACGCGATCCTGACAACAAGCGCTGGCTGCTCTTGGTGTTGCTGCATCATCTAGTCGGCGATCATTCGACGCTGGAGGGGATGCACGACGAAGTCCGGAAGATATTGTCCGGGCGCGGTCACGAGCTTTCGGCCCCATATCCGTTCCGAAATCTGGTGGCACAATCGCGCGGATCGGCGGCTGCCGCGGAGCACGAACGCTTCTTCCGAGGCATGCTGGCCGATATCGACGAGCCGACCACTCCGTTTGGCCTCGACCGGGTGCATGGTGACGGTGGCGGAATAACCGAAGCGCGGCGAATGCTGCCGGATCAGCTCAGCGCAAGGCTTCGCGCGCTGGCGCGGCGGATGGGCGTGAGCCTTGCCAGCCTTTGCCATCTTGCCTGGGGTCAGGTGGTGGCGCGAAGCAGCGACCGCGAGCACGTCGTGTTCGGCACCGTCCTGTTCGGCCGCATGCACGCGGGCGCTGGTGGCGATCGCACCATGGGCCTGTTCATCAACACATTGCCGCTGCGGCTCGATCTCGACGGCACGACGGTCGAGGACAGCATTCGCGGGGCGCATGCCCGGCTGGCTGAACTGATGGCGCATGAGCATGCCTCGCTGGCGCTCGCGCAACGGTGCAGCGGCGTCGCCGCGCCGGCGCCCCTGTTCAGCTCGATCCTGAACTACCGGCACAATGCGAAGCCGGAGGCGTCGTCCGCGGATCAGAATGGCGCGGGCCTGCACGGCATCGAGTGGCTCGGCGGCGAGGAGCGTACCAACTATCCCCTGATGATGGCAGTCGAGGATTATGGTGAGGCGCTCGGCCTGACCGCTCAGGTCGTCCATCCGCTCTCGGCCGATCGCATCTGCGCCTTGATGCAGCAGGCGCTGGATCAACTGGCTGGGACGCTGGAGCAGGCGCCACGCTCTCCGGTCCGGCAACTGGATGTTCTACCGAACGAAGAGCGCCGATTTTTGCTGGAGACGTGGAATCAAACGAACGCTCACTATCCGCGAGATCGCTCATTCGTCGAACAGTTCGAATCGCAGGTCCACCAATCGCCCGAAGCGATTGCACTGGTGTTTGGCGATGCGGAGCTGAGCTACAGCGCGTTGAATGCGCGCGCCAACCGGCTAGCGCGGAAGCTGCGAAGGCGTCGGATCGGAACCGACGCCGTGGTCGGGCTGGCGCTCGACCGCGGCGTCGAGATGATGGTGGCGCTCCTGGCGGTGCTGAAGGCCGGCGGCGCCTATTTGCCGCTCGATCCGGATTATCCGGTGGAACGGCTGGCGCACATGCTGCGCGACAGCGGCGCGGCGCTGGTGCTGACGCAACGGACGCTGCTCGATCAGTTCGCCCCCGTGCTGAAGGAGACCGGCGCCGAGGCCTGGCTGCTCGATGAGGACGAAGGCGAGGGTGGCGATGAAGGCAATCTTGATGTCGTCGTGCATCCCGAAAGCCTCGCCTATGTGATCTACACCTCGGGCTCGACCGGCGTCCCCAAAGGCGTGATGGTCCGCCACGACGCCGTGACGAACTTTTTGGCGAGCATGGCGGAGCAGCCGGGCATGACGGCCGACGACTGCGTGCTCGGCCTGACCTCGCTGTCCTTTGATATTGCGGTGCTGGAGCTGTGGCTGCCGTTGACGCTCGGGGCCTGCGTGGTGCTGGCGGATCGCGCGGCCGCACATGATCCGGCCCGGCTCAAGGCCATTGTCGCGAGGCAGGGCGTGACCATGATCCAGGCGACACCGTCGACCTGGCGGATGCTGCTCGATCATGACGGCTCATCGCTGCCGGCGAACTGCCGGGTGCTCGCCGGCGGCGAGGCGCTGCCGCCGGATCTGGCGCGGCGGCTGGTGGCGCAGGCCGGCGAAGTCTGGAACCTGTACGGACCGACCGAGACCACGGTGTGGTCGGCCCGCCATCGCCTCGATGCGCAGGATGATCGTCCCGTGCTGGGCGGCCCGATCGGCAACACCACGCTGCACATTCTGGATAACGATCTCAACCTCGCGCCGGTCGGCGTCGCCGGCGAGCTCTATATCGGCGGCTTGGGCCTGGCGCGCGGCTACTGGCGGTGCGGCGCGCTGACGGCGGAGCGCTTCATCCCCGATCTGTTTGGCTCGCCCGGAGCGCGGCTCTATCGCACCGGCGACGTGGCGCGGTGGCGGTCGGATGGCGTGCTCGAATATATCGGCCGGGCCGACCACCAGGTGAAGATCCGCGGCTTCCGGATCGAGCTTGGCGAGATCGAGGCCCGGCTAATGGCACAGGATGGCGTGCGCTCGGCGGTGGTCATCGCCCGCGAGGCCGGAGTGGGGCGTCAGCTCGTCGGCTATGTCAGCGGCGAAGCGTCGCTCGATGGATCAACCTTGAAGACCGCGCTGTCGTCGGCGTTGCCGGATTACATGGTGCCGGCGCGGATCGTGGTGCTGGACCGGCTGCCGCTGACGCCGAACGGCAAGATCGACCGCAAGGCGCTGCCGGCGCCGGATCAGCTTGCGTCGGCCGAGCATGTCGCGCCGCGCACGCCAGCCGAGGCGAAGCTCGCTGCGATCTGGGCCGATCTGCTGCGCCAGACAGACATCGGCGTCACCGACAATTTCTTCGAGCTCGGTGGCGACTCTCTCATTGCCGTCCAGCTCGTCAGCCGCATCAAGCGCGATCTCGGCCATGACCTGCCGCTGAACCGGCTGTTTGAAATGACGACCGTCGAAACCATGGCGGCTGCGCTCGCGCCCGAGATCGAGGCCGACAAGCGCAGCGACGACATCGCCGCGATGCTCGACATGTTGAAGGAAGTCGAACTTGCCGATGAGTGATACCGCCGCCACGCAGAAGCAGCAACTCCGCGACATCTCCCAGCGCTTGATGCGCCTCGATGCCAACAAGCAGCATGCGTTCCTGACGCAGCTCGCGGCGAAGGGCGTCAATCTCGCGATGCTGCCGATTGCGCGCCAGGAGCGGACACGGGCGCCGCTGTCCTTTGCACAATCGCGCCTCTGGTTCCTGTGGCGGATGGATCCGGATAGCGCCGCCTATAACATCTCGGCGACCGCGCGGGTGCGCGGCAAGCTTCAACTACAGGCGCTGCAGCAGGCGTTCGATACGCTGATTGCCCGCCACAGCGCGCTTCGTACGGTGTTTCGGCAAGAGGGCAGGGAAGCCGAGCAGATCGTGCTCGATCCGCAACCGGTCGCGTTGCGGCAGGTGATGCTTGATGGCGATGACCGTGAAGGGCAGGCGCGCCTGCTGGCGCGGCAGGAAGCCGCGCGGCCTTTCGATCTCGAAGCCGGCCCGCTGATGCGCGTAGCACTGCTGACACTGGCCGAGGACGACCATTTTCTCGTCGTCAGCCTGCACCACATCGTGGCCGATGGCTGGTCGATGGGCGTGCTGGTCGACGAGTTCTGGAAACTGTACGCGGCGGCTGCGTGTGCCGAGACGCCAGCGGTGCAGGAACCTGAGATCGAATACGCCGACTATGCCGACTGGCAGCGGCTCTGGATGAACGCCGTCGATGGCGAGCGGCAGGTCAAGTATTGGACCAGCCGTCTCAAGGACCCGGCCGTGCTGCAGCTTCCGATCGACCGGGCGCGGCCGGCGGTTCCTGACCTCGCTGGAGCCGCGCTTCGCATGACGCTCGATCCGGTGCTGGCCGATGGTTTGCGCGCGCTGGCGCGCAAGCATCAGACGACATTGTTTACCGTCCTGCTGGCGAGCTTCAAGCTGCTGCTTTATCGTTACACCGGCCAGTCCGACATTAGCGTCGGCGTGCCCGTCGCCAATCGCCACCGCGATGAAACGCGCGGCGTGATCGGGCTGTTCGTCAACACCCAGGTGCTTCGCACTGAGATCGACGGGCGCGCGTCGATTGCGGACTTCATTGCATCGGTCCATTCGGCCACGGTCGAAGCGCAGGAGAACCAGGACCTTCCGCTTGAGCGATTGCTCGAGATCCTGCAGCCCAAGCGCAGCCTGAGCCAGAATCCGCTCTTCCAGGTTCTCTATAACCACCAGCGCCAGCGCGGATCGCGTAGTCCGCCTGACCGGACCGGGCTTCGGATCGAAAAGGTCGAGCCGGAGATCGAAACGGTCAAGTTCGACCTCGCGCTCGACAGCGAGGAGGGGCCGTCAGGCGAAATCCGTGCGATCTTCACTTACGCAACCGCGTTGTTCGAGACGGCAACGATCGAGCGCCTTGCGTCGCACTGGATCACGATCCTGAAGGCAATGGTTGAGGACGGCGCGCAGCCGATCGCGGGCCTTGCGCTGCTTTCCGAACAGGAATGGACCAGGCTTCGCCAGTGGAACGGGGTGGATGCCGGGACGGCCACGCCGTTCGCGCCGGTGCATCAAACGGTTGCCCGGTCTGCCCGTGAAACGCCCGATGCGCCGGCGCTGATCTTCGGCGACGAGGTAATCTCCTATACCGAGCTTGATCGTCGCGCCAACAGGCTCGCGCACCGTCTGATCCGCTTGGGCGTTGGTCGCTCCGACCTCGTCGGCATTTCGGCACGGCGTTCGCCGTCGCTCGTTATAGCCTTGCTTGCCATCTTGAAGACGGGCGCAGCCTATCTGCCGCTCGATCCCGAGCATCCGGCGAAGCGGCAGCTCAGCACCATGCGCGACGCCGGCGCGCGATTCGTGCTGGTCGATGCAGAAGGTTCAGCGCTGACGTCGCCGTCGCCCGGGATCGACGTTATTCCACTCGATGCGACCGATCTTGATCGTGAGGCCGAGAGCGATCCTGATATCGCGGTGGCTCCAACAAGCCTTGCCTATGTGATCTATACCTCGGGCTCCACCGGTATTCCGAAGGGTGTCGCGGTCGAGCACGGGCCGTTCGCGATGCATTGCGAGGTGACCGCCGGTCTCTACGATATGGACCGGCACTCGCGCGAACTGCACTTCCTGTCCTTTACTTTCGACGGCGCCCATGAGCGGCTCTGGACGGCTCTGACTTGCGGCGCCGCGCTCGTGATGCGCGATGCTGACCTGTGGTCGGCCGAGCAGACGCTCGACGTACTGCGCCGGCAGCGCGTCACCAACGCCGGCTTCCCGCCGGCCTATCTGCAGCAGCTTGCCGACTTTGCGGCCTGGCGCGGCGATCCGCCGCCGGTCGAGCTGTATTCCTTCGGCGGCGAGGCCATGCCGAAGGCCGGCTTCGACAAGGTCAAGCGCGCGCTCAAGCCTCGGACATTGATCAACGGCTACGGCCCGACCGAAACGGTGGTGACGCCGCTGGTCTGGAAGGTCGACGCCAGCGAAGAAATCGACGGCAACTACGCGCCGATCGGCCGTCCGGTCGGACGCCGCTCGGCCTACATTCTGGACAGTGATCTCAACATCGTGCCGGTCGGCGTAACCGGCGAATTGTTCATCGGCGGCGAAGGACTGGCGCGCGGCTATTGGCGGCGCGCCGAACTGACGGCAGCGCGGTTCATTCCCGATCCCTTCGGTGAGCCCGGCGGGCGGCTCTACCGCACCGGCGATCTGGCGCGATGGCATGCCGATGGTGTGGTCGAATATGTCGGCCGTTCCGATCATCAGGTGAAGATCCGCGGATTCCGGATCGAGCTCGGCGAAATCGAGGCGTGGCTGATGCGGCAGGCCGGCGTGCAGGCGGCCGTCGTCGTTGCCCGCGAGGCCGGCGCCAGCCGCCAACTGGTCGGCTATGTCTCAGGTGACGGTGCGTTCGATGAAGCGGCGATGCGCGCTGCACTTTCGGACGAGCTGCCCGACTACATGGTGCCGGTCCGCATCATGAAGCTCGAGCGGCTGCCGCTCACGGCCCACGGCAAGGTGGACCGCGAAGCCCTGCCGGCGCCCGATATATCAGTTGCAACGGCCGCGCATATCGCGCCGCGAACCGCGGTCGAGACGACGCTGGCGGCGATCTGGGCCGAGCTGCTTGGCCAGCCTGTCATCGGCGTCGACGACAATTTCTTCGAGCTTGGCGGCGATTCCATCATCTCGCTGCAACTGGTCGGCCGCGCCCGCCAAGTGGGCCTCGTAATCGAACCGCGTGACGTTTTCCGGCACCAGACGTTGCAGGAGCTGGCACTGATAGCGCGCATCGAACGGCCGGAGAAGGACGTCGCTCCCGAAAAGGATTTTGAGGGCAGCGAGCATCCGCTGTTGCCGATCCAGGCGCGGTTCTTCAGCGAGGACGCCGGCGAACGTCATCACTGGAACCAGGCCGTCCTGCTGATGCCGAAGTCACGGCTCGATTGGTCAATCATGGAACGCACGGTCGCCGCGATCGTGGCGCATCACGCAGCCTTGCGTCTTCGCTTCGAGGAGATCGATGGCGCCTGGCGGGCGACCTATGGTGCCGCGCCGGCGATCTCGGAACTGTTGTGGATTCGAAGCGGTATCCGCGATGCCGCCGAAGTGACGGCAATCGCTGCTGCGGCCCAGGCCAGCCTGTCGCTGGCAGGGCCGCTGTTGCGCGTGGTCGGCATGGACCTTGCCGATGGCAGCCAGCGGCTCCTCGTCGTCGTCCATCATCTCGTCATCGATGGCGTGTCGTGGCGCGTGCTGCTCGAGGATTTTGCCGCAGCGTACGGACAGATTCAGCAAAGCGCGTCGTCGATCGCGTTGGCGATGAGCCAGTCCTACACATCCTGGGCCGCGCGGCTGCGAGCCTATGGTGGCACCGAAGCGTTGGCGGCCGAGTTGTCCTATTGGCTCGAACGGGGGGCGCGCGCCGATCTGCCCTGCGACGATGATCACGGCGGCGTCGATCGGGTTGCCGAGGGCGAGGAAATTTCGCTGGCGTTCGACGCTGATTTGACGACGCGGCTCTTGAAGGAAGCGCCGTCGGCGTACCGGACCCAGGTCAATGATCTCTTGCTGGCGGCACTGGCGCGGGCGGTATCTCGCTGGGCTGAAACTGAGGATGTCGTTGTCGAGCTCGAGGGGCACGGCCGTGAGGATGTTTTCGCAGGCCTCGATATTTCCCGCACCGTTGGCTGGTTCACCACCGCTTTCCCCGTACGTCTGCCTGATGGCTCCGGTGACGACGCTTCGCTGATCAAGTCCATCAAGGAAGAGCTCCGGGCGATTCCGGCCCGCGGGCTGGGCTACGGCATATTGCGCTATCTCGGCACAGAGGCGCAGCGCAACGCGCTTGCCACGCTCGCCGAGCCGCGCATCGTCTTCAACTATCTCGGCCAGTTCGATGCCAGCGTTGGTGAGAGCGCGCCGTTCCGCCTTGCGCCCGAAAGCGCCGGGCCGGCACGCAGCGACAGCGCGCCGCTTGGCCGCTGGCTCAGCATCAACGGCCAGGTGCGGGAAGGGCAGTTGCGGTTGTCGTTCAGCTACGGCCGCAGGCGTTACCGGCGCGCGACGATCGAACGCTTTGTCGAGCACTATGCGGCGGCATTGCGCGAACTCGTCGACCACTGCACGGGCGGCGCCCATGGCATGACGCCTTCGGACTTTGCCCTGTCGGGATTGAGTCAGGCCGATCTCGACACATTGGGCGCAGCAATCGATTGTCGTGAAATCGAGGACATCTATCCGCTGTCGCCGATGCAGCAGGGCATGCTGTTCCATGCGCTGCGCGATGGCGAAAGCGGCAATTATGTCAACCAGGTCGGCCTCGAAGTCCGTGGCCTCGATCCCGGCCGGCTGCGCGCCGCCTGGCATGAGGTCAGCGCGCGCCATGCGGTGCTGCGAACCGGCTTTGCCTGGCGCGAACTATCAGGCGCGGCGCAGCAGGTGGTCTATCGCCATGTGACGCTGCCATTCCTGGAAGAAGATTGGCGCGAACAGGCCGCCGCCATGGACCGCAGCGCATGCGAGGCCGCACTGGCCCGTGCTGCGCAGGTCGAGCGCGCCCGGGGATTCGACCTGGCGCAGGCGCCGTTGCAGCGCGTCCGGCTGATCCGGCTCGACGAAAACCGCCACTGGCTGATCTGGACGCACCACCATATCCTGCTCGACGGCTGGAGCTCGGCGCGACTGATGGCCGAGATATTGCAGCACGAACGCGGCGGCCGCTTGCCCCCGGTGCAGGGGCGCTACCGCGACTACATTGAGTGGCTGCAAAAGCAGAACCGCGATGCGTCGACGTCATTCTGGCGCTCGGCATTGGCGGAGCTCGACGAGCCCGGTTTCCTCGCGGACACGCTGGGAGGACCGGCGACGGACGGATCAGGTCATGGCTCGCTGGACCTGCTTCTTTCTGCGGATCTGGCGGCAAGACTTCAGGCGTTCGCCAAACGTGAGCGCGTCACGCTGAATACGCTGCTGCAGGGCGCGTGGGCGCAATTGTTGCGCCGTCACACCGGCCAGCGCGTGGACTGTTTCGGCGCGACGGTGTCGGGCCGGCCGGCAGAGATCCGCGGGTCCGAGGATATGGTGGGCCTGTTCATCAATACGCTGCCGGTCGTGGATCGGGCAAACCCGCAAACCAATGTGGGGGCGTGGCTTCGCGACCTGCAGGAGCGCAACATCGATCTGCGTGATCACGGCTGGATGCCGCTCTACGAGATCCAGCGTCTCGCGGGCCGATCCGGACGGGCGCTGTTCGACAATATCCTCGTCTTCGAGAACTATCCGATCGATCAGGCGCTGCGCGGCGAGAACGAAAGCGGCCGCCGCTTTGGAAAAGTCGAGCAGGTCTCGATTACCAACTATGCGCTGACGGTGGCCGTGTTCGCCAAGAGCGATGGCATCAATCTGGGCTTCCGCTATGACCGCGGCCGGTTCGATGACGACCAGGTCAGATACCTGCAGGCGTCTCTCTCGCGCCTCCTGGCCGAGATCGCGGCCGATGCCTCGCGACCGCTCGGTGAACTCAGTGGCCTCAATGCCGATGAGACGCGAAAAGTGCTCGGCTGGAGCGGCGGCCTTGCGAAGTCTTCGAATTTCAGCAGCATCGTTGCACAGATTGAGGCACGCGCGGCTGCCGCGCCATCCGCGATCGCGCTGGTGTTTAGCGACCGGGCCGTCAGCTATGGCGATCTGAACGCGCGTGCCAATGGTTTGGCGCGGCGTCTGCGCGACCATGGCATCGGTCGTGATCGGCTGGTTGGCC encodes the following:
- a CDS encoding non-ribosomal peptide synthetase, giving the protein MADAAKPNLRDLDSAQVRKLLSLARDRGKNANRSGASSIPTVPRDGPLELSFAQQRLWLLAQLDGANSNYHIRGALRLSGDLDAGAWRRSLDRLFARHEALRSVFRVVDGQPRVELLPAHEHLPVLEHDLRGHDDIEQELARLCREEAGAPFDLANGPLIRGRLIRTAESKYLFLLTQHHIISDGWSMAVLVRELGTLYRAFAAGQDDPLPPLAIQYPDYAAWQRQWLGGERLQRQVDYWRQALADAPAVLELPTDRPRSPERSLAGASLPIEIDADLALGIRRLSQTHRTTAFMTVLAAWAAVLSKLSGQTDLVIGTPTAGRNRREIEGLAGFFVNMLALRVDLTAEPSVAGLLGRVRTAALAAQDHQDLPFEQLVEIIQPPRRLEHPPVFQVVFAWQNNEAAVLELPGLTAEIADIPLQQVKFDLELNLGEVDGRIAGTLNYATALFDEATIRRHRDYLLAVLRAVVADADQIVDRIDIVGAEERRLILDTWNETAALFPSERCIHELFTEQVRRAPEAVALVHEDVRLSYGELDARANQLARHLIALGVGPDQSVAICLQRGISMVVSLLAVLKAGGAYLPLDPTYPAERLRQIVGDAKPKLLVVDHIGRAIFANAACEVLDLEASASAIAGLASSAPAITGLTSRHLAYIIYTSGSTGRPKGVMVEHRGLVNLALTQRALFEVSPRSRVVQFASLSFDASTWEIVMALCSEASLFLVGPREHQNASVLLGYLADNAITHATLPPAMLQGRNDLDRLASLRVLVLAGELPKAELVKGLPSGVAVFNGYGPTEATVCATTWRRPAGFGDDVVPIGRPLPNTRIYLLDRFGAPVPLGAIGEIYIGGAGVARGYLNRADLTAERFVRDPFAGDATARMYRTGDLGRYLPDGNIEFLGRNDHQVKIRGFRIELGEIAFRLNEHPGVSDSVVLVRHDHTGDPRLVAYLAARRRDDATIDAGEFAAAMRSHLRACLPEYMVPSAFVRLDALPLTPNGKVDRKALPAPEDDAFARRSFEPPQGEIEEVVAGTWAELLGVERIGRNDHFFELGGHSLLAIRMLERLQRHSLRADVRMLFAKPLLADFAAGLDDGGEADIPANLITPRTTAITPEMLPLIALTQSDIESIAAKVPGGVANIQDIYGLSSLQDGILFHHLLSKEGDPYLLVGQMAFASRDLLDRYLAAVQQVIDRHDILRTSIAWDGLSAPAQVVWRKASVDVSEVVLDGESPAHEELARRFDPRRHRIDLGQAPLLRFAIARDPDNKRWLLLVLLHHLVGDHSTLEGMHDEVRKILSGRGHELSAPYPFRNLVAQSRGSAAAAEHERFFRGMLADIDEPTTPFGLDRVHGDGGGITEARRMLPDQLSARLRALARRMGVSLASLCHLAWGQVVARSSDREHVVFGTVLFGRMHAGAGGDRTMGLFINTLPLRLDLDGTTVEDSIRGAHARLAELMAHEHASLALAQRCSGVAAPAPLFSSILNYRHNAKPEASSADQNGAGLHGIEWLGGEERTNYPLMMAVEDYGEALGLTAQVVHPLSADRICALMQQALDQLAGTLEQAPRSPVRQLDVLPNEERRFLLETWNQTNAHYPRDRSFVEQFESQVHQSPEAIALVFGDAELSYSALNARANRLARKLRRRRIGTDAVVGLALDRGVEMMVALLAVLKAGGAYLPLDPDYPVERLAHMLRDSGAALVLTQRTLLDQFAPVLKETGAEAWLLDEDEGEGGDEGNLDVVVHPESLAYVIYTSGSTGVPKGVMVRHDAVTNFLASMAEQPGMTADDCVLGLTSLSFDIAVLELWLPLTLGACVVLADRAAAHDPARLKAIVARQGVTMIQATPSTWRMLLDHDGSSLPANCRVLAGGEALPPDLARRLVAQAGEVWNLYGPTETTVWSARHRLDAQDDRPVLGGPIGNTTLHILDNDLNLAPVGVAGELYIGGLGLARGYWRCGALTAERFIPDLFGSPGARLYRTGDVARWRSDGVLEYIGRADHQVKIRGFRIELGEIEARLMAQDGVRSAVVIAREAGVGRQLVGYVSGEASLDGSTLKTALSSALPDYMVPARIVVLDRLPLTPNGKIDRKALPAPDQLASAEHVAPRTPAEAKLAAIWADLLRQTDIGVTDNFFELGGDSLIAVQLVSRIKRDLGHDLPLNRLFEMTTVETMAAALAPEIEADKRSDDIAAMLDMLKEVELADE